The Sabethes cyaneus chromosome 1, idSabCyanKW18_F2, whole genome shotgun sequence DNA segment aaaaagcgaaaaagatTGAAAACCGGAacctaaaagaaaaaaaaagtccaaaaaaGTGCAGAATGGCAAAGAACGAAACAGGACGAACTAAAGACGAGATACCGATCTGAAAACggtgaaaaacggaacagaggaaattTAGGATTTCGGAAAAGTGCGAAAAATGGCACAGGAAGAAAGAGAAAatgaacagagaaagaggaaacagcgggctAAAAATTGGAAAACGAGACACGAAAGAGAATATggaacaaaaagcaaaaaacactcgttaggaaaaagaagaatgaTGAGAAAAaatcgatagaggaaacgagaaaaacgggacGTAGAAAGAGAAATATGGAGCAAgaaacgggaaaatgggacaaaacaaaagaaaaacggactaaagaaaCAGGTAacatggaagagaaaaaagatggaaaaacgaaagtgaataacagaaaaaaaacacaacaaaaaacgaGGCCATaaaaagaaacgaagaaaaatggaacagggaAGGTAGaaagaacgaaacaaaaagttgaaaacaagactgaaaaagagaaaaagcagaACAGAATGGACGAGTCtaatttaaactttgatttgAAATCCAGTTCCTCCTAAAAATCCGGAGTTTTCAACTTAATCTGCTGGTATTTTTGTGATGACGTAACATTCTTTTGAAAAATCGGATTtgccaccttttgtttatgtcttgGCAGGCTACGGTCGACAATCCTGCCTGTCTTAAACTTTCGTGCAACCACTACTGCACTTAAACTGCCGAGCAATCTTTGGATCCCACGAACCAATAGGTTACTGCTTAGATTCGAGCTTTCTCCGTCTTATTCCAGTCGCACAAGTTTGCACTAAATTGAGCAGTGTTAGATTTTTATGAACATGACTCCAAGTATTCAATGAGACTGAACGCTATCCTATATCGGAATATTTTcgttgaagttttctgggaaagCAGTTGTTGACtgcacgataattttgaaaaatgctccACTATATCACACAACTCAACGCCTACTATTATACCAAAATAAACAAAGTAATTTGCTACTTACTCCAAAGTGTTCCAGTTGTCCTTGTCGAAATAGACGTGCCAATAGTTGGGATCGTTCACATACACCTTACTGAGCGTATGCAGCTCCGGTAGCATGCAGGGAGCCATCAGCTTCACGGGTTCCAGCTTCCCGCGCTCCAGATAGTGAATCTCGCACAGGCACAGCTTGCCGCTGTCGATGTCCCGGGGCAGAAAGAGTCGCGGTTCGATCGCCAGCACGTACAGATGGCGGAACGCTTGCAGATGGTACCGGTTGTCGTTGCTGTGGGTGGGAAATTTCGGGAAAATCGAACATACCAACGCAGCGATCGCCTCCGGTGATCGGGACAGTGTAAACCGGCCAGCACCGAGAAACAGGAAACCCAACGACATATGGACGGCCATATGGGAGCCGTAAGTAACGTGACACTGACCGAAACGGGAGCGCAGCATCCGGACGGTACGCAGTACGCGTACATCCCCTGTGCCGGCCATCACCATGGATAGGGAAAGTAGGATCATGATTGTGCAATTTTCTATCGTTTGTTTTCCGGCGTAATCCCCGAACGGACGAGTATGAATGTCGAGGAAATATTTCAACAAATAATTCAGGATGCTAAAAGCTTGCTCGTCAGCCGAACCGGCGTATTTCAGCCCGATACAGGTTGCCGCACCGCAAACGATGTTGCAATAAGCTTGACACTGTGCTTCGTGGTCGGTTGGCTGTTGTGATTCATCCGTTTGAAGGCGGTTTTTGATTAACTCTGAAAGAGTTTGCGGGATCTGGCTGTAGACCCATTCGGTGGTGGGGCTTATATCGTCCCACAAGATGAGATTCCTTGCCACAATTCGAAGCAGCAGCAAATCGGGTCGAATAAAGTCCAACAGGTAGGTCGTGTCCGGCGGCTTCATCCAGTTGGCGATGGCTTCGTTGCCCGTTCGGAAGTACATTAAGCCGAGAGCCAGCGTGGCACCGGGAGCCGTTACGTCGATGTTAACCGTGTCCCCTTCTTTGATTTGAAACGACGGAAGTTTGTACTTTTCCTTTTGGGCTCCAACCAGGGGGCGTTTGTTGCCGCCTACCATGTAGTAGTGCAGGGTATCGGGAATGTCTAGATCACGCAAAGCGGTGGATTTTTCACCCTGCTGGAGGGTTACCAGACCAAGTGCCAAACCTGCGGTTAGTGCGTAGGATTCACGTTCGACATAGTTTTCCATTTCCGGACCCGGTGGACGACCGATTTCCTGCAGCAGTACCTCTGCTATGTGACGTTTGGCTGTTCCTTGATAGACGAGGCCTATTCCCATCAGCGAAGCGACTTGGATGTTTTGAGAAATGTCCAGCTCAACAGCAGTAGGAGGGAGCAGAGCCTCAATGTGAACACTCAACAGTTTGGTGGTTTTAGTGTCCATGGTTCCACGATGCGTCGCAGAGAAGCCGAGCAGTAAACCCAGACTCGTCATCTCGTCACATTTTGCAAGATACTCGTAAATGCTCATGAAGGAGAGCGTTTTGAGGTGGCCATTCAGTCCCAGTGCCATCAGGAAGCCGGCATGTTCGGTGGGGATTTCTGCCGCACCTTTCGGCTTGTTGTAGGTGATCCACGTCGAATCGATGTCTGGAGTGTCGGAGCAAATACGTAGTCCTGCTGCTACGCCATTATGGAACGCAGGCCACAGGTTCATGTTCGGTGGTACCTCCAGCTGTTGGATTTCGATCGTAGCTCCGCGGTGTATTTCTTTTCCGGTGAGGCACAGTTTTGGAATCGGCAGAATTTGCGTCGCGGTTGGACGGCTTGTGCGTAGCGTAAACATTCCGCGACCGATCGGCAGCGCCATCGTTCGGATGCACAGTGCGTACAGTTGTTTCTCTTGCTCTTCGATGAATTCATGGTCGGAAACGTTCGGCGCTTGAACGATGTCAATCGTAACCGGCTGCGAACTGTTGAGGAATGTTTTCACATCGTTGATTCGCAAGTCGTCCGGAAAGCGCAACCTTAGGAGTTTGGTGTCCATGTTTTCCATGCCACTTTCCTCCTGTTTGGCTTCGTTTTTCGGAATTACCTCCGGTTGGGGTTTCCGGCGGAGCGATAGGGAATGCTCTTTTAAGCCAGTTGCGTTCCGCTTGGATCTGACGGATTGGTTTTGAGCGTCGAACGTGACATGGGCTAGCAGTTCCGGTCGGAGCAGTAACTCGTACACTTCGGCTTCATAGATATTCAACGGTTTGTTTCGGTTGCTCTCCAGAAATTGAGCCAGCAAATAGTAAATACTGATCGGCAGTCGTTCGATGATGGTTCGGTTGTAGCCACGTCTGATCAGCAGCTGAATCACGGCGTTGGCTACGATTTCTTCCACGTCATTAGCAGCCAACGATAGCAGCTTGACGCCGTTCAAAATCTTTTCCAACTGTTGGGTGATCCACCGGGTTAGTCCTTTGACCCTGTACAGATAGGCGACAATGAGAATTATGTCTCTACTGCGATCGTTCACCCGGTCGAAACACGGATATGGGGATAAAGTTACATTTCGCATATCGCCAATCAGCGCATGAATGTATTGAAAAATGTTTGGAATTACTTCGAATTCGCTCTCAACGGTAGTGACGAATTTCGCTGTATCCTGTTCCTTCACATAACAATGGGAGGTGCGATGTATCAAATGTTGAAAGTCCAGATAATAATGCAATTGGAGTTTCTCAACTTTCAAATCATGAGTCAATTCGTACAAACATTCTCCTAACAGCTTCAACTCGCTTCGAAGCAACGGGTCCAGCTTCAAGTCTTCGTACACCAAATGGAGGGTTGATAGGATTTTTGGAATATAGGCAAAGAGAAATTTCTCCGCATCATAAGCGACCGGCTCGGCAGGTTGGGCATCCAGTTCAGAACCGGCCGGCTTTTGCTGTGTGGTGTTCTTTAACAGGAACTCCCAGTCCCGATCAGTACCAAGACAATTTTCGCTTTTCCGTCGTTTTTTCGGTTCATCAAAAGATGACTTACCGGAGCCAGCGGATTTGTTCGTCTGACTATTGTCGGTCGGTGGAAACGGTCTGCCCATATGCTGGAAAAGCATCCCACGGAATAGGTCCCATTCACGATCTACGCTGAAATTTCTCGAACCAGGTGCGTTGCGTGTTCCATACCAGCGAAGAAGTAATTCCAGGGCACATTCTTTCGGAAGTGCCTCTCGCAAAGATGACAGACATCGGGACATCAGCTGTGACTCGCTCATCGTTGGCAGTGAGATGCGGAACATCTTTTCACTGGAAAATACCAACGTCAGCCGGTTTCCTGTCCCATCACGGATACTCTGACAGTTACTCAGCCGTGATGAGGTTATGTTGCTTGATGACGTTGGCAAGGGTTGCACCGGAGAAAGCATATGAAGTTCTTCATCGAAGCGTGACTCCGCTTGGGCTACGAGCACGGACGGTAGTAGGCTGCTACGACGCGGGAGCGTTTGGGAACCACTGCCGAAAGAGGTGCTCAGTGCGCTGGATGTTACAAAACTGCTGAGAATGCCTGCTACATGCACTTTGCCCACCTGAATGGGCCCCGTGTATAGCATAAGCGTTCCGCAGGGTGCTAAAACAGCGATCATGTTCAGTCTCTTCAACGAGACAGCATCTTTAGCGGCAATATGCACCGGCGACGTGCTCAGCGAGATCGTTCTCGCTTCCGAAACGTTTCCCGTGATTCGCACCATCGTAAGTTTCTCCGAACGTGGCAGCAAATAACACAGGTAACAATCATCTACGAAATCCACATGCAGAAAACCGGATGCGGCCTTTTCGTTAAATTCCCTGTAAAGTAACGATTTTAATAacatcaaaaaaacaaaaatagtttGAAGCCCAACTTACTTCCGAACAACAGTATTATCGGTCCACAGATGCTCCAGACACATCTCCGGTACTATGGGCTTGGAGGGTTCAGCCTGGCCAATTTTCCGTACATCTTGCAGTGACACTGAAACACCCAAAGTGGATTGCAACCGAGATAGTGGTGTTGTTGCCGGTCCTCCAAACTGCGAGTGCGTGTGCGAGTGCGCTGGCTGGCTTCGATGACCCGACCCTGCCGTTTGACCTAAGGCAGCCAACCCGAAGGAGCTGGTTTGCCCAATTGTCTGCAGATTGCTGATGTACGGACTATTGAAAGTGGTACCAAAACTATTCCGACCGGCGGTCGAAGCGCTGTGGCGTGCTAAAACTTTACCAAGAGAAAAAACAATTAATTACTGAAAAATTtacatttcaaaaaatgtcTACTCACGCGAAGTTTTATACAATGCTTGCGGTGTGGTCGCCATTGGTGGGGTAATGCCGTGCGAATAGGTACTACCACTGGCATTGAAAGCCCCGCTCGAGCAATACAGGCTTTCGTTTCCGCTTCCAACTAGATTCTTTTCGTCGTCCGTGGCCTTGCGAAGAAAGCAAACAAAATGTTTGCCAGTTTTCTCATCAAACATCAAAATTAAATCATTCTCCTCGGAGGAGAACACCAAACTGTACTCGGCTTCCGTAAGATAGACGGTAGCGTTGTTCATTTTGATCAGTACCGGACACATTTCATCCAACGGATGGGCCAACGAAAATAATCGCGGCATCGGTATGGTGTGTGTCTCCAGCAGTGAACTAGATGATTCTTTTTCAAGTAAAACACAACGCCTGCTAACATAAACATGTGAAATTGGGCACTCGATGCTGGTAATGAAATTCTCGCCATTATTACAGTAAACCCTCAGCATACTTCCATCCAAAAGACACACACCTGCCGATGGGACAGACATTTTCCTAAAAAAGAtcatttacataaaacaaaccgctgaaaaaaaaaacgagactaAAAGACGCACTTCTTGCTTTGCTTATTCTCCAGCTCATCCGCCGTGAAAAACGCCGCCGAGCCAAAGAAGGCAAACTTGATTGCGTTCTCACAGGTCAGGCAAACGTGCGGAGCCGCTTCTTCGGCACCGACGGCTCTGGTCCAAACGGCCGTCGTACCTTTAACATACAGTTCTTCCTCCGTGTTGACGGTCGCTTCCCGCAGAAAGCCCGGACAACCGTCGGTGGCAGCTGGCCGTTGCTGCTGGTCGTAAACCTCCCGCAGTACGTAGAACTCCGACGGGCTGTCATCCAGCGAAATGTTGACATCCTGCATGCGCTGCAGCAGGATGAAATCGGCCGGTACGGTTACCGGTTTTTTCAATACCAGGGGGCCTGGGTGCTCGTCCACCGCCTGACGACCCCGTGGAATAAATTCCTATTGTACAACGGCCAAAAACCAGTTAGCTTTTAGCTCGACAAACAGACGTAAACAATCCACTTACCAAAGGTTCTGAGGCGGTAATCATTACTTCACTAAACACATCCAgatttgcaaaatttttgaaTGCAAACAAGGTTTACACATAACAGTACGCGAAACGAAAGCAATACTTGGATTTTTCCGGAAATCAATGCAAGAAAAACCGCAGTATTGTTTCAGCAAatttcaacgccggtttgcaCAAAACGTCGAAGAACAAGAAAACATTAACGGGGGCTATTTCTGGATGACGTTTACGTTTATCGTTTCAGCTATCAGGGTTTCCAGATTTATTTTTTAACGTAATCCATTACATACAAACTACAGAACCACCAAAGAGCCGAACAGACTTTTTGCCTTAATTACAACACAGATTAAACACGAAACTAACAAACAATTTTCCGTGATTTTAGATTGATTTCATTGCGAAATAAATATGATAAATATATATCGCAAAAATTCCAACTGTTTATTCTGCTATGAACGTGGTGACATTGTTTAGAGTTTTGCGagagaaaattttaaataatcgcctctattctacataccgatcggagccggatctgatcagaaattgcgcttcgatagGAATACAtccagggtgtcgattatccggtgaaaataaaattccctgacttttccaggtgtatttcgaaaaaatccagtTGCAAAATATCTCGCTAATTTCTCTTTTCAAAGTGTTTATTAGACTAAATTGGTTGTTAACTCTTTAATTACTATTTCTTAATGAATTCATTTGTCTTTATCAATTCAAATGCATCTTTTTTGCGACGATGAAGTGAGCAACGCAGCTTCGTTCTATTATTTGAATCCAGATCTTATATTTTTATTCGATCTACTTTTAATAACGTCGGGTTTATGATTCTATGGACTCTGTGCTCCCCTGGGTGCTTCCAGTCGAGTATCAAACATATGACTGATTTGTTggactaaatcaagattttgatgCTGAAATGGTCTATCCTCCGAAAACGAATTAATCGTAGGTTTtcactagtgatcgacatcagaataaaaattaaagtccgggttccggcacAAATGGGTTAAATGCCGTAGCTTATTTTCAAAGGCTGATTTTGGTTCAGTTTGATTCGTTCTCGTTTCGGTTACAGTCTGATTTCGGTCCGGAAGTCTGGAATTATCtagatgcaaaatttctttGTATTAAAAGTTGGACTTTTCTAAATGTCATCTCCCATGACCCAATGAATAGTTGTTCTCGAAGCGTAGAATAGTGTTGTAAGAATCTTGCTACATTGGCcgtagagaaaacagaaaaagtatTGTCTCAACAATAGTGATGCACAGATTAAAAATATGTCAACATCCACTAGCCTAGCATGGACTTTTATGTCACTTTCCAtgcaaaataaactaattaagcACAAAAGTTGTCCCAAAAACTTTTGTGCTAAATATCCGATCAATATCGAAGAATCcaataaatattgaaatattgatAATGATCAATTAGGTGGTGAGCGGTGAGCCCTTACGAAAATCGATCAAATCTGTCCAACCGTTGATGAGAAGCGTGGTCTGGTAAAGAGCGGGTTAGTCGCACATTCATGAAATTCGAAACTCGATTTCGAAACTCTGTGAAATTTGTACGCAACAGATTGGTTGCACGTGAGTCAAACTCAAAATAACGTGCCatctttcatttcatttgtgcaTTTGTGATGGCAATGAATAACAATGTGCCAGCTACTTGAAATAAATGCTATCCTTGCCAAGCCATAGCTTTTTCGGTATATTTTCTTCACCTGttaaaaatccctgacttcaaatgaaattccctgacattccctgacttatccaggttgaaacgaatttccctgacatttccaggttttccctgattttccaggtaatcgacaccctgtacaTCGtatatgctataacacacgtcgatcggaacgagcccgatcggaatgcagGCGAATGTattgaactttttgtgtgtgtAATGGCGACtaatgggtacaactttcggaaaacgttagcatgcctttggcaactatTCACGTCATATTGTCacgttgatatttccagccttaattgttgttgtagaacttccAAGTAtgcgtgagcggagttcccaaaagcaaataaacattgtcgaaaagtgtacccactagccgccattaaccGTGCAACTATCCTATATTCTGTATTCCGTATAACACATATAACACATACATACGTTGTATTTAGATCGAAGTCAAATTTCTCATCGGATCCGGGCAGGAttggtatgtagaatagaggcgattaATTCTGTATTCCGGCGGATTGGTTCTCTTCGAACGAAAGTGGATGATCTTTTCCATTTCGCCAGTAACATCAAATGGGCAAGACAGCTCGTTCGAAATAAGTTCTACGAAATTAAGATCTGCCGGACCCAAGCGTGTCCCGTTGCGCACGGTTCCGCCCGCCATACTTCGTTTATCTTCGTACCTATTTATCTTCTCTAAACCAATTTTCTTTGCTTCacgtctggtgtactgatcttccaccgcctcaaatcgTCAACAAAAGCATCCACATCGTCAACAAAACAGATAAAACAACTGAATTTATCGAATTCGTGCCCCGAATTTTGATAGCTGCTcttcttataacaccttcaggcctaatgttgaacagcaggcaggaaagatcaTCACCTTGTCGAAGTCGCCCGCGGAATTCGAATGGGTGTGACAATCCAGCCGAGATTCTcaccatcgtagccatgataagtccagTAATCTTactcggaaagccgttttcgtccggAATTTACCATAACTCTTGTCGGTTTGCACAATCATATGCggttttgaaatcaatgaacagattGCGTGGGGActtggaattcgcggcacttctgaattggtgaaaatttggtccgtatagtagaccgaccctccatctgtatcgtatgctgccctgaaatcctcgaaaatatgatgcgtcggCACGTTTAACTCCGGAAATTCCCGGAGGACTTGTCAGAGAGTGAAAATTTAATCCGTAGCATCATGTGCTCTAATAAAGCACGGTTGATACCGTTGATACTACTCTaggaaatctcttgctattgggtaAAGGCGACCTAACgagatctgggagagcaccttgtaggccgCTTTGATTAGCGGTAATGACAGAAATTTACCCACTTCTACGGTAGTTCCTTCCCGTCTTAAATccatgaaattatccagtgaagtgccgttgccagTGCTTCCTATACCATTTTTGTCTAGTTCTGCCAGGAGTCGATTCTATCTGGCTGCTCTATTAGTGTGTATTCTTTACAATATTGGTTCGGCTTCTCAGCTTGTGCGTGTTGTTCAAGTTCTTGACGACTTCTGTCCTCCTTCCGACGCTCCCCTCAGGATTCGTCCGCCAGGACCTATTTTTGACTCATCTTTTGTTATATACAAGGGTAACAATCGACGATACGTCTATTGCCTGCGGGGAATTGACTAAGCACGCAATTTCTGAGATCGTCAACTAGTCGTAAGCTTCAGGTTAATTTTGCagtagagttatgataatcaaacaatcggctcttttcagggccaccaccTAGTAAGTGAGGaatgaattgaattttcttCTGCTATAAACTCAGTcggtttacattttggaaatgTTCTCTCGTGGTAAaccgaagaaaatttatttcgCTAAGGGTCAGTAAAAAGCGTGGATAGAAAATGGTCGTTTGTTggttattaatattaataaaccAACCGAGTGAATACTCAACGTGACGTGACTAAATAAATTGTTTTTCGGCACCAAATCTTTAGAAAGCTGTTGTATTACTGTGTGTTTCCAGTGAGTAGTTTATTAATAATTGGTTGCGTAAACAAGTGTCGATTTTTCCTATGCAAAAGCACACAGACGATACTGGTTTTATGgcttaaaacatttaatttaAACTTTTCGTTTTGCTCGATAAGCACAATTTCATTACGGGTCATTCCACTTCAGAGAAGTGTAATGGCTCTTTCGAGGCCTTAAATTGAATTTAAGCACTCGGTTGCCTGCtgacatattttttttttataatctaCGGTacggaaaaagaaaacaaacactgCGTCTATCTCAATTATATTGAGAAATAGATTATTATCAAAGAAACGTTACACGAGCCTGCCGGTCGCAGCTTAGCTGCAACAGGTGGCCGGGGTGGGATCCAGTCCTGAGCTCTTGGTGATCAACAACCGCGTGAACTCTTCGGCCACCGTTGGATGAATTCCAACGGTGTTCTTGAGGATTTTCATCGTGAGCCCGGATTTGAGGGCGGCAGCGAAACCCTGAATCACCTCACCGGCCGCCGGTCCGAGGAAATGAAGTCCCACGACCTTCTGGTCACCCTCCAGCAGAGCAACGGCTTTCAGATAACAATATCGTACACTACGCTGAGGAACGAAAAACTCCGTCGGTTTGTAGTAGGCATGATACACTTCGACTTTTTCCTTGCCGAATTGCTCTTCGGCCGCTTCCTCGCTCATTCCCACGCATCCATATTCGAGAGGAGAAAATACAGTAGTGGCAACGTCTGCGTAGTCCATGACGTCGGTTTGGTTGTTGAAGAGACGACGAGCCAGCAGTCGTCCGGCGTGAATAGCCACCGGTGTCAGTTCTGGTCTTTTGTACAGCACATCACCGACGGCGAACACGTTGTCTACGTTAGTTTTTTCTAAACTATCGACATCGAGCTTGTCGGATTTTCCGCCCTCAGCCGTCACAACTCCAGCCTGATCCAGTTTTAAGTCCAAAGTGCAAGCAGTGCGACCAATAGCAAACAGTACCGTATCAAATACATCGGATCCTTCCGTGCCGTCATCCGAGGCATATTGTACAAGCAAGCGTCCGTCGGCTTGCTTTTCGACTGATTTGGGTTGCGTTTTATGTAGAAATTTGATGCCCTTCTCTACCATTGCATCGCCAACCATAGTGGCCATCTGTTGGTCGAAGCCTCGCAACAGAATCGAACGTACCATCACGGTGGCATCATAGCCCAGTCCTTTCAAAAAGCCTGCGCACTCCAATCCGATATAACCTGCACCGACGACCAGTGTTTTGCCCGGCTCCTGCGGCAAGCTAAATATATCGTCGCTAGTAATACCGTGCTCCATCGCTCCGGGAATCTCCGGATACCGGGGACGACCGCCAGTAGCAATAACCACATACTTGGTGCTCAACACCCGTTCGGTTTGATTTTTCATCACCGCAACTACGTTGTGGGCATCCTTGAAATATCCGAAACCATTCACGTACTCCACTTTCTTATCGCGCAAATCGACTCGCGTCACCCAGTTGACGGACTTGATGTGGTTCTGTACCGATTCCGTCAGTGTAGCCCAGTCATGCTTGACCGTTTCCGGTTGGGCGAACTTCCACCCGTAAGGTTGCGAGTCCTACGGAAAAAATACACATCAGTTAATTACAGTTATTCTGAAATAATTTTATGAGTCGTTCCTTACGTGAATGGCTTCACCGAGCAGTGCCGCCTGGTGCATCAGCTTTTTCGGAATGCAGCCCACATTCACGCACGTTCCACCGAGGCCCCATTTGGTACCGCGAGGCGACGGTTTAACAAAGTCCAGCACAGCTACTTTCGCTCCGAACTGTATGGCCTCCTTGGCGCAGGCCAACCCACCGGAACCACCGCCAATCACCACCAGATCGTAGTCGAAATTTTCTTctggaaaaagaaaacaaaaggaaaCAGTGGTATTAAATTATAGAAGGTAACATAATTTTATTAGCTTGGCAACGTTAGAGGACGACTAAATTAGTACCTATTGGCAAGCCATTTCCGGTTGCTGTTTTGGCAGTCGGTAAGCACGTGTTGGAAAGGGTAAGCAGTATATGTTGGAATGTTATCAAAgaattcattgaattctgacTTGGCAACAGTTTCCTCTCGATAGGAAGTTTTCAAAATGAATATCAGGcttaaagtttttgttttgttaactTAAAATACATAATTCTCATTACATTTTCGCTAAAAAATGATTGATTGTTTTTAAAAGGattaacaaaaatgtttctttggTTTGTACTCTTTGAAGTCGGTGCTACCGGTAGTAGCACCAGTCAGCAGATAGCGCTTCACTTACTCGCTAGCAACCTGGTGTGTGTGGCGATAAATCTTGTCACGGGCACATTTATAAGGTTTCCAAATCGCCGAGTCACAAGAAGTGTCATTATTCTGCTTCTGTTTGAAATTAATTCCCCTTCTCTGCTGGTGTCATCCAAAGAGTTGTTACGAAATTCAGTAAATTATCACTTTCACAGATTGTTACGGAATCTTCTAGTAGAAACACGGTATTATCTTAACCAATTAAAGTCGCAAACTGCGGGAACGACCGAATTTTAACAACAGTTTTCTCGTCTGATGAAGAGTTGCGAAAACAATTGAACGACTGGACTGCTTCCACTCACTACAAACCGAGACTGCGAGAAGAGCTGTGAGGAATTGCGCTTGTATGTGTTTTATATATAATCTCCCATCTCAAAATACTTCACATTTAAAGCGCTAGCTGATAGTAGTGgttaaaaaacataaaaaccgGCAGGATGTGCCAAGTTTTGATGTTTCTGCTGAAGATCTATagaaatttaaattacaaaaatacatggattgtattgaatatgaaacATACTTATCCCTATCCGGTTTATTTTATGTGCTTACTTTTCTATGAATATTGTCATCTCGTCACTAGCTGAAGATAATGCAAGTGGAGCATGACTTGCACAAATTGATACTTATGTAAAATTCATGAAGTCATACAAGTGAGTGATAAATATAAGGTAACTGAACCGATGTTCaccaacacattttaatttccaATTAAAGTTTTTAAAGTTCCTCAGTTGATTCTAATAATATTGGCAACGATCGATTGAAAATCTATTATGACACAGTGGATTGtatgtttctcaaacaaacttttaaataattcaaaaatttcaatttgtttaatCTAAAAATCTGTAGATGTAGCCGTAGTTATAAGTTTTATGGAAGCCAAGCTCATGGAAACCCAGCGGTGCCACTGCTAAGCG contains these protein-coding regions:
- the LOC128733003 gene encoding thioredoxin reductase 1, mitochondrial-like isoform X3, yielding MAPINQENFDYDLVVIGGGSGGLACAKEAIQFGAKVAVLDFVKPSPRGTKWGLGGTCVNVGCIPKKLMHQAALLGEAIHDSQPYGWKFAQPETVKHDWATLTESVQNHIKSVNWVTRVDLRDKKVEYVNGFGYFKDAHNVVAVMKNQTERVLSTKYVVIATGGRPRYPEIPGAMEHGITSDDIFSLPQEPGKTLVVGAGYIGLECAGFLKGLGYDATVMVRSILLRGFDQQMATMVGDAMVEKGIKFLHKTQPKSVEKQADGRLLVQYASDDGTEGSDVFDTVLFAIGRTACTLDLKLDQAGVVTAEGGKSDKLDVDSLEKTNVDNVFAVGDVLYKRPELTPVAIHAGRLLARRLFNNQTDVMDYADVATTVFSPLEYGCVGMSEEAAEEQFGKEKVEVYHAYYKPTEFFVPQRSVRYCYLKAVALLEGDQKVVGLHFLGPAAGEVIQGFAAALKSGLTMKILKNTVGIHPTVAEEFTRLLITKSSGLDPTPATCCS
- the LOC128733003 gene encoding thioredoxin reductase 1, mitochondrial-like isoform X2 yields the protein MTLLVTRRFGNLINVPVTRFIATHTRLLAKENFDYDLVVIGGGSGGLACAKEAIQFGAKVAVLDFVKPSPRGTKWGLGGTCVNVGCIPKKLMHQAALLGEAIHDSQPYGWKFAQPETVKHDWATLTESVQNHIKSVNWVTRVDLRDKKVEYVNGFGYFKDAHNVVAVMKNQTERVLSTKYVVIATGGRPRYPEIPGAMEHGITSDDIFSLPQEPGKTLVVGAGYIGLECAGFLKGLGYDATVMVRSILLRGFDQQMATMVGDAMVEKGIKFLHKTQPKSVEKQADGRLLVQYASDDGTEGSDVFDTVLFAIGRTACTLDLKLDQAGVVTAEGGKSDKLDVDSLEKTNVDNVFAVGDVLYKRPELTPVAIHAGRLLARRLFNNQTDVMDYADVATTVFSPLEYGCVGMSEEAAEEQFGKEKVEVYHAYYKPTEFFVPQRSVRYCYLKAVALLEGDQKVVGLHFLGPAAGEVIQGFAAALKSGLTMKILKNTVGIHPTVAEEFTRLLITKSSGLDPTPATCCS
- the LOC128733003 gene encoding thioredoxin reductase 1, mitochondrial-like isoform X1, whose amino-acid sequence is MNSLITFQHILLTLSNTCLPTAKTATGNGLPIEENFDYDLVVIGGGSGGLACAKEAIQFGAKVAVLDFVKPSPRGTKWGLGGTCVNVGCIPKKLMHQAALLGEAIHDSQPYGWKFAQPETVKHDWATLTESVQNHIKSVNWVTRVDLRDKKVEYVNGFGYFKDAHNVVAVMKNQTERVLSTKYVVIATGGRPRYPEIPGAMEHGITSDDIFSLPQEPGKTLVVGAGYIGLECAGFLKGLGYDATVMVRSILLRGFDQQMATMVGDAMVEKGIKFLHKTQPKSVEKQADGRLLVQYASDDGTEGSDVFDTVLFAIGRTACTLDLKLDQAGVVTAEGGKSDKLDVDSLEKTNVDNVFAVGDVLYKRPELTPVAIHAGRLLARRLFNNQTDVMDYADVATTVFSPLEYGCVGMSEEAAEEQFGKEKVEVYHAYYKPTEFFVPQRSVRYCYLKAVALLEGDQKVVGLHFLGPAAGEVIQGFAAALKSGLTMKILKNTVGIHPTVAEEFTRLLITKSSGLDPTPATCCS